From a region of the Streptococcus ruminantium genome:
- a CDS encoding FMN-binding protein has protein sequence MKTTKIVLKSLVVLGAALTLVACGSKKEAASTTSSAAKTAVLKDGTYKSESGKDKHGYKIVHTLTVKDGKISESKFDYQAEDGSLKSTNEEYNKNMKDKAGVSAGEAIEKLNAALVAKQELSAVEVVSGATHTSEDFKKSTEALLKAAAEGKTETVKLDK, from the coding sequence ATGAAAACAACTAAAATCGTGTTGAAAAGTTTGGTAGTTCTTGGTGCTGCTTTGACACTTGTTGCTTGTGGTTCTAAGAAGGAAGCTGCTTCAACAACATCTTCAGCTGCTAAAACAGCAGTATTGAAAGATGGAACTTACAAATCTGAATCAGGTAAGGATAAGCACGGCTACAAGATTGTTCACACATTGACTGTGAAAGACGGAAAAATCAGTGAATCAAAATTTGATTACCAAGCTGAAGATGGCAGCCTTAAATCAACTAATGAAGAATACAATAAAAACATGAAGGACAAGGCTGGTGTTTCGGCTGGTGAAGCAATTGAGAAATTGAATGCTGCCTTAGTAGCAAAACAAGAACTATCAGCTGTTGAAGTTGTGTCAGGTGCAACTCATACTTCTGAAGATTTTAAGAAGAGTACAGAAGCCCTTCTTAAAGCTGCTGCAGAAGGAAAAACAGAAACTGTAAAACTTGACAAATAA
- a CDS encoding FAD:protein FMN transferase, which produces MKKIVSLLFIGTLIVLLIACGRKQTEGLPLVKNPLTRSESLLHTVVQLSIYHENQDETMEKAIAYIKEMESLLSTNLEGADVYRINQAAGKEAVEVDERTFEVIEKAIQMSKESQGLFDISIGAISNLWKIGDKAARKPSDEEIKAALPSINYQNITLDKEKKTVFIKKGMILELGAISKGYIADKVRELFASKGITTAVINLGGNVVVMGDSPTTQNGWNVGVQDPDQVRGTTVGSVPGTRHSVVTSGIYERYVEVDGVKYHHILDPKTGYPVENDISGVTVFSKTSIQGDALSTTLFLLGVEKGLHFINQMDGVEAVFIDKKQGVHLSDGLKERFTLSNKEYRLANE; this is translated from the coding sequence TTGAAAAAAATAGTGAGTCTTTTGTTTATTGGGACATTGATCGTTTTACTAATTGCTTGTGGAAGGAAACAAACAGAAGGGTTACCTCTTGTAAAAAATCCCTTGACACGCAGTGAGAGTCTTCTTCATACGGTTGTGCAATTGAGCATCTATCATGAGAATCAAGACGAGACGATGGAAAAGGCCATTGCTTACATCAAAGAGATGGAGAGTCTGCTATCAACAAATTTAGAGGGGGCAGATGTTTATCGTATCAACCAAGCAGCGGGAAAAGAAGCTGTAGAAGTAGATGAACGTACTTTTGAAGTTATCGAAAAAGCTATCCAAATGAGTAAAGAAAGTCAGGGCTTGTTCGATATTTCTATCGGTGCTATCAGTAATCTTTGGAAGATTGGAGACAAAGCAGCGCGTAAGCCAAGTGATGAGGAGATAAAAGCTGCTCTTCCTTCTATCAACTATCAGAATATTACCCTTGATAAGGAAAAGAAGACGGTTTTTATCAAGAAAGGCATGATTTTAGAGTTGGGAGCAATTTCCAAAGGCTACATTGCAGACAAGGTTCGAGAATTATTTGCAAGTAAAGGGATTACGACTGCGGTTATCAATCTTGGTGGCAATGTGGTTGTTATGGGAGATTCGCCAACGACTCAAAATGGTTGGAATGTCGGAGTTCAAGATCCAGATCAGGTCCGTGGTACCACGGTTGGCTCTGTGCCAGGAACCCGTCATTCCGTTGTTACCTCTGGTATTTATGAGCGCTATGTAGAAGTTGACGGGGTTAAATACCACCATATTCTTGATCCAAAGACAGGCTATCCTGTAGAAAATGATATTTCAGGAGTCACTGTTTTTTCAAAAACTTCGATCCAGGGAGATGCTTTATCCACAACACTATTTTTGCTCGGTGTAGAAAAAGGTCTTCATTTTATCAACCAAATGGATGGAGTTGAAGCGGTCTTCATTGATAAAAAACAGGGGGTCCATCTAAGTGATGGATTGAAAGAACGTTTTACATTAAGCAACAAGGAGTATCGTCTTGCCAATGAATAA
- the menA gene encoding 1,4-dihydroxy-2-naphthoate polyprenyltransferase: protein MNKSISGLSLPVFLEFVEIKTKVASVFPMTLGILWAVYRYQTFNWLNTFLFVLAVLSFDMCTTAINNSMDYHKAKDEAYRQESNVIGKFSLEFRQMIGIVLGLLVFSIIVSLILVWRTSWLLLPLGTVCFLIGIFYTFGPIPLSRMPLGEVFSGVTMGFGIFFLSVFIQQPDLLLSSYLSGKWMSLHFSWTRLLEIFFMSLPLVTLIANIMLANNTCDLEEDVRNHRYTLVYYIGKKNALKLYFFLASLPWVLLFLYCVTGFLPIWALFGLLGVLPAYKSLTTYLKKQIKRETFVESVKSFVLFAGIYLLVLVLAIIL, encoded by the coding sequence ATGAATAAATCAATTAGTGGTCTTAGTTTGCCTGTATTTTTAGAATTCGTTGAAATCAAAACAAAAGTGGCCAGTGTTTTTCCTATGACATTGGGAATTCTGTGGGCGGTCTATCGTTATCAGACCTTTAACTGGCTCAATACCTTTTTGTTTGTGTTGGCTGTTCTTAGCTTTGATATGTGTACTACCGCCATCAATAATAGTATGGATTATCATAAAGCTAAGGACGAAGCTTATCGTCAAGAAAGCAATGTTATCGGAAAGTTTTCGCTTGAATTTCGACAGATGATTGGGATTGTACTGGGCTTGTTGGTCTTTTCTATTATTGTCTCACTTATCCTCGTTTGGCGGACGAGCTGGTTACTCCTGCCCCTTGGAACTGTCTGTTTTCTCATTGGTATCTTTTATACCTTTGGTCCGATTCCTCTATCCAGAATGCCTCTAGGAGAAGTTTTCTCAGGTGTGACAATGGGGTTTGGTATCTTCTTCCTATCAGTCTTTATTCAGCAACCTGATTTGCTCTTGTCTAGTTATCTGAGCGGGAAATGGATGAGTTTGCACTTTTCTTGGACCAGACTCTTAGAAATTTTCTTCATGTCCTTGCCTTTAGTCACCCTCATTGCTAATATCATGCTGGCTAATAATACCTGTGATTTAGAAGAGGATGTTCGCAATCACCGCTATACCTTGGTTTACTATATTGGGAAGAAAAATGCTTTGAAATTATACTTTTTCTTGGCTAGTCTACCTTGGGTTCTGTTGTTCTTATACTGTGTGACGGGTTTCTTGCCAATCTGGGCTTTATTTGGTTTACTCGGTGTTTTACCAGCCTATAAGAGTCTCACAACTTACTTGAAAAAGCAAATCAAACGAGAAACCTTCGTCGAGTCAGTAAAAAGCTTTGTTCTTTTTGCGGGAATTTATCTGCTCGTGCTGGTTTTAGCAATTATTCTATAA
- a CDS encoding NusG domain II-containing protein, whose amino-acid sequence MIFKTIFKQLKPFDYILIGLTVLLSFIPAIFTYTHLTVTSNETRIIAYVRVNGQVVDQFELSQTTPHQEKTYYPNEGQYNIVEIDGERIRVKEDNSPDQIAVMTSWISKPGQLSVCLPHNLLIEVKAIGGKNSNEEELILPL is encoded by the coding sequence ATGATATTCAAAACCATTTTCAAGCAACTCAAGCCCTTCGATTACATTTTAATTGGACTGACAGTCCTTTTATCGTTTATCCCTGCTATTTTTACCTATACCCATCTGACAGTGACCAGTAATGAAACAAGAATCATTGCCTATGTCCGCGTGAACGGACAAGTGGTTGATCAGTTTGAACTATCCCAAACAACTCCTCATCAAGAAAAGACCTATTATCCAAATGAAGGTCAGTACAATATTGTCGAAATAGATGGCGAGCGCATTCGGGTTAAGGAGGACAATAGTCCTGACCAAATCGCTGTTATGACCAGCTGGATCAGCAAGCCCGGGCAACTGTCTGTCTGCTTGCCCCACAATCTTCTTATCGAGGTTAAAGCTATTGGTGGAAAAAACAGCAATGAGGAAGAATTGATTTTACCACTATAA
- a CDS encoding polyprenyl synthetase family protein, which produces MVHQIWSPYPDTKRGLEEVKAIILSEMMVLHPAVKRKIVEYVEAPGKYLRAGLCLLFAQMIEGQISRSKLYFAAHLEVLHLATLIHDDVIDGAGRRRGVETVHQQFSNRIAIYTGDYLLAYSGRLLEKGLRLQELSQEDFNVGNDKLMEIILRGELLQLLNQFDADMTMKAYLKQIQGKTAFLFGLACQLGSFIPGQSKKNSNLAFRSGQALGMAFQLRDDLIDYQLVESQSGKPRLQDIQNGIYTAPLLFALREDKAIRQNLTAYIHQPTVEGLEVLAEKIFATQAIARTEQLMVAYLKKMTNFLDRMPKISQDSLRELLETIFSHYF; this is translated from the coding sequence GTGGTACATCAAATTTGGAGCCCCTATCCCGACACTAAAAGGGGGTTGGAAGAGGTTAAAGCCATCATATTATCAGAGATGATGGTTTTGCATCCAGCAGTTAAGAGAAAGATTGTTGAGTATGTAGAGGCACCGGGCAAATACCTGCGTGCTGGCCTTTGTCTGCTCTTTGCCCAGATGATAGAGGGACAGATTAGTCGGTCTAAATTGTACTTTGCTGCCCATTTGGAGGTCCTACATTTAGCGACTCTTATCCATGATGATGTCATTGATGGGGCAGGGAGGAGACGAGGTGTAGAAACAGTCCATCAGCAATTTTCCAATCGTATTGCCATCTATACTGGAGATTATCTCCTAGCCTATTCGGGACGCTTGTTGGAAAAAGGTCTGCGTTTACAAGAGCTTTCGCAGGAGGATTTCAATGTGGGTAATGATAAGCTAATGGAAATTATCCTGCGTGGTGAACTCTTACAGTTGCTTAATCAGTTTGATGCAGATATGACCATGAAAGCTTATCTGAAGCAAATTCAAGGGAAAACAGCCTTTCTATTCGGGTTAGCTTGTCAATTAGGAAGTTTTATTCCTGGACAATCCAAGAAGAACAGTAATCTAGCCTTTCGCTCTGGACAAGCGCTTGGCATGGCTTTTCAATTACGAGATGATTTGATTGATTACCAATTAGTTGAAAGTCAATCTGGCAAGCCGAGATTACAGGATATTCAAAATGGTATCTATACTGCCCCACTTTTGTTTGCTCTACGAGAAGATAAAGCGATTCGCCAGAATTTAACAGCCTATATTCACCAGCCAACTGTCGAGGGTTTGGAAGTGCTGGCTGAGAAGATTTTTGCTACACAAGCTATAGCAAGAACAGAGCAGTTAATGGTGGCTTATTTGAAAAAAATGACAAATTTTCTCGATAGAATGCCCAAGATATCTCAGGATTCGCTGCGAGAGTTATTAGAAACTATTTTTAGTCATTATTTTTAA
- a CDS encoding MFS transporter: MNKPLTPKQISLFFVAFYSLACAFALYSYLVKEPFTSIFLLNFPIILCSRQCTNKEERHYFFIQNSFAVVALVITYGIGIWLGSVKPLLLIFPALFAIYLLYRFYFQKDQR; encoded by the coding sequence ATGAATAAACCACTTACACCTAAGCAAATCAGCCTATTTTTTGTAGCATTCTATAGCCTAGCCTGTGCCTTTGCTCTCTATTCCTATCTTGTAAAAGAACCATTTACAAGCATCTTCTTACTCAACTTTCCAATCATTCTCTGTAGTAGACAATGCACAAACAAAGAGGAAAGACACTATTTTTTCATTCAGAACAGCTTTGCTGTTGTTGCTCTGGTCATTACCTACGGTATTGGTATTTGGTTGGGTTCTGTAAAGCCACTCCTTCTCATCTTCCCAGCTCTTTTTGCTATTTATCTCCTCTATCGCTTTTATTTTCAAAAAGATCAACGATAG
- a CDS encoding helix-turn-helix transcriptional regulator: MNRVKDYRLLLGISQLDLAKAIGVSRQTINMIENNKYNPSLDLCINLAKALQTDLNSLFWNDIERKKLP; the protein is encoded by the coding sequence ATGAACCGTGTCAAAGATTATCGCCTACTGCTAGGTATTTCTCAGCTGGATCTGGCCAAGGCCATCGGCGTATCCAGGCAGACCATCAATATGATTGAAAACAACAAGTACAACCCCTCGCTAGACCTCTGTATCAACCTAGCCAAAGCTTTACAGACCGATCTCAATAGTCTCTTTTGGAATGATATAGAAAGGAAAAAATTACCATGA
- a CDS encoding DUF3278 domain-containing protein has protein sequence MKKETFQDKLIKRFYGIAGPLDEFRQKEAFRLGNTCFILLFWGTMALTLLALALSKRYPEVVAYGYPVTLLLAYLSASTYIMFKLRHSQLDSLDVEELTTKEQKQLKGASFKFALYFTTVMYIWTVVFGAWMEGLNPLDHLFDLRKFLAACLGGIFTGIAIEITLRKRMKKAEQLTISSAIAKEEPKWIQNMIKRFYGIRGPLDEYRRAEADAIGGQGFIYYFYFLALGNAIAYFLAYRYPVEVAAYYPIIIAFFSIILIGIVNMRTLHADLPQYDVDELSPEERQGQTLNPLFWGLGVALLSSLFAGLADLFSLQLPLLASIFHVKSLLFGGMMGLFASLALSALAYLQKLEADSTKKR, from the coding sequence ATGAAAAAAGAAACCTTTCAAGATAAATTAATCAAACGATTTTACGGTATCGCAGGGCCCTTGGATGAATTTCGCCAAAAAGAAGCCTTCCGACTAGGCAATACCTGCTTTATCCTGCTCTTTTGGGGCACCATGGCTCTTACCCTACTGGCACTCGCTCTATCCAAACGCTACCCAGAAGTCGTTGCCTATGGCTACCCCGTTACTCTGCTCCTAGCCTACCTATCTGCTAGTACCTACATAATGTTTAAACTCCGGCACAGTCAACTGGACAGTTTAGATGTAGAGGAACTGACTACCAAGGAACAGAAACAACTCAAGGGAGCAAGTTTCAAATTCGCCCTCTATTTCACTACCGTTATGTACATTTGGACTGTTGTTTTTGGTGCCTGGATGGAGGGACTCAATCCTCTCGACCATCTATTTGACCTCCGAAAATTCCTAGCAGCCTGTCTAGGAGGTATTTTCACGGGCATTGCTATCGAAATCACGCTTCGCAAGCGCATGAAAAAAGCAGAACAACTGACTATCAGCTCTGCTATTGCCAAAGAAGAACCCAAGTGGATCCAGAATATGATTAAACGTTTTTATGGTATCCGCGGTCCTTTAGACGAATACCGACGGGCCGAGGCTGATGCTATCGGCGGGCAGGGCTTTATCTACTACTTCTACTTCCTAGCTCTTGGAAATGCCATCGCCTACTTCCTAGCCTACCGCTATCCTGTGGAGGTGGCGGCCTACTATCCAATAATCATTGCCTTCTTCAGTATTATCCTAATTGGTATCGTTAATATGCGCACCCTCCATGCTGACCTGCCTCAATATGACGTGGACGAACTGAGCCCTGAGGAAAGACAAGGACAGACCCTCAATCCACTCTTTTGGGGACTGGGAGTTGCCCTGCTATCTAGCCTCTTTGCGGGGCTGGCAGACCTCTTTAGCCTCCAGCTTCCCCTACTGGCTTCCATCTTCCACGTAAAATCCCTCCTCTTCGGTGGCATGATGGGCCTCTTTGCCAGTCTAGCCCTGTCTGCCCTTGCCTATCTGCAAAAACTGGAAGCAGATAGTACTAAGAAAAGATAA